One window of the Archangium primigenium genome contains the following:
- a CDS encoding metallophosphoesterase family protein: MSKRLVLTTITASALLLGGCFVACQKHPSLDPTPPGEEVPPPENKPPAPVVLAAGDIGNCSSDGDEATAALLDQQPGTVLVLGDSAYPTGSASALTNCYEPSWGRHKARTRPVPGNHEYLEPGAAPYYDYFGEAAGERGKGYYSFDLGTWHLVALNSELQGEASTEQQRWLREDLKANPTRCTLAYMHRPLFTSIAVRNNGFVRPLWEILAEAGAEVMVTGHDHFYERFAPQTPQGQTVSEEQGIRQFVVGTGGTFFYPLEPAPLSSRKRIGDKHGVLKLTLEEEGYTWEFLQTDGDVGDQGRGVCH, translated from the coding sequence ATGAGCAAGCGCCTGGTCCTGACCACCATCACCGCGAGCGCCCTGCTGCTGGGGGGGTGCTTCGTGGCCTGCCAGAAACACCCCTCGCTGGATCCGACCCCGCCGGGCGAGGAGGTGCCGCCGCCGGAGAACAAGCCGCCGGCGCCAGTGGTGCTCGCGGCGGGGGACATCGGTAACTGCTCCTCGGACGGGGACGAGGCCACGGCGGCGCTGCTGGACCAGCAGCCGGGGACAGTCCTGGTGCTGGGCGACAGCGCCTACCCGACGGGCTCGGCGAGCGCGCTGACCAACTGCTACGAGCCCTCGTGGGGCCGACACAAGGCGCGCACGCGGCCGGTGCCGGGCAACCACGAGTACCTGGAGCCCGGGGCGGCCCCCTACTACGACTACTTCGGCGAGGCGGCGGGCGAGCGGGGCAAAGGCTACTACAGCTTCGACCTGGGCACCTGGCACCTGGTGGCGCTCAACTCGGAATTGCAGGGCGAGGCCTCGACCGAGCAGCAGCGCTGGCTGCGTGAGGATTTGAAGGCGAATCCCACGCGCTGCACGCTGGCGTACATGCACCGGCCGCTCTTCACGTCGATCGCGGTGCGCAACAACGGCTTCGTGCGACCGCTCTGGGAGATTCTCGCCGAGGCGGGCGCGGAGGTGATGGTGACGGGGCACGATCACTTCTACGAGCGCTTCGCGCCCCAGACACCGCAAGGCCAGACAGTGAGCGAGGAGCAGGGCATCCGCCAGTTCGTGGTGGGCACGGGCGGCACGTTCTTCTATCCGCTGGAGCCCGCGCCCCTGAGCAGCAGGAAGCGCATTGGAGACAAACACGGCGTGTTGAAGCTCACGCTGGAGGAGGAGGGCTACACCTGGGAGTTCCTCCAGACAGACGGCGACGTGGGCGACCAGGGCCGCGGCGTCTGTCACTGA
- a CDS encoding CapA family protein codes for MRSRSLLFSVLALASLGGCATPRVAAPPEPPAAPQPPPPAPEAPPAPPAPEAPPAPPPVSEAPPAPPAPEAPPPLVSTAAEVDALFDRGVEAMKAKDAPGAVAAFSACTRSAPVRVDCHWELGWAYSLLNRWPDALAEWNTVQKLDPKHPDLEDALTQARGQSALQRQLAQDSAAAPRPPPPADARLRIRAVGDVMLGTSFPEGLLPPDDGAASLTAVAPLLRDADLTFINLEGPLCDNGETQKCRKGGNCYAFRSPTRYGAYLKDAGVDLASTANNHSGDFGELCRRETEATLDGLGIAWSGPAGTVATVEKNGLRVAMVAFHTSPNCNHVNNHATASAFIRSVKRGHDVVLVSFHGGAEGGKALNIPQGTEMFYGENRGDLRAFTHAVIDAGADLVIGHGPHVVRALEFYKDKLILYSLGNFATYGSFNLKGPQGLGMIADVELDGRGRFVAGRLLPTRQEGRGIPQPDPRGEVIELVRRLTAEDFPTSGARVSPEGVITPPKASASRAAP; via the coding sequence ATGCGCTCCCGTTCCCTCCTGTTCTCCGTGCTCGCGCTCGCCTCGCTCGGAGGCTGCGCCACGCCCCGCGTCGCCGCGCCGCCCGAGCCTCCCGCCGCGCCCCAGCCTCCTCCTCCCGCCCCCGAGGCCCCGCCGGCCCCACCCGCGCCCGAGGCCCCGCCCGCGCCGCCGCCCGTGAGCGAGGCTCCGCCCGCGCCGCCGGCTCCAGAGGCGCCCCCGCCCCTGGTGTCCACCGCCGCCGAGGTGGACGCGCTCTTCGACCGGGGCGTGGAGGCGATGAAGGCCAAGGATGCCCCGGGCGCTGTCGCCGCCTTCTCCGCGTGTACTCGCTCGGCGCCCGTGCGCGTGGACTGCCACTGGGAACTGGGCTGGGCCTACTCGCTGCTCAACCGCTGGCCGGACGCGCTCGCCGAGTGGAACACGGTGCAGAAGCTCGACCCCAAGCACCCGGACCTCGAGGACGCGCTCACCCAGGCCCGGGGTCAGTCCGCGCTCCAGCGCCAGCTCGCCCAGGACAGCGCCGCCGCGCCCCGTCCGCCGCCCCCGGCCGACGCCCGGCTGCGCATCCGCGCCGTGGGGGACGTGATGCTCGGCACCTCCTTCCCCGAGGGCCTCTTGCCCCCGGATGACGGCGCCGCGAGCCTCACCGCGGTGGCTCCACTGCTGCGCGACGCGGACCTCACCTTCATCAACCTGGAGGGCCCGCTGTGCGACAACGGCGAGACGCAGAAGTGCCGCAAGGGCGGCAACTGCTACGCCTTCCGCTCGCCCACGCGCTACGGGGCCTACCTCAAGGACGCGGGCGTGGACCTGGCCTCCACGGCCAACAACCACTCAGGCGACTTCGGCGAGCTGTGCCGCCGCGAGACCGAGGCCACGCTGGACGGGCTCGGCATCGCCTGGAGCGGCCCCGCTGGCACCGTCGCCACCGTGGAGAAGAACGGCCTGCGCGTGGCCATGGTGGCCTTCCACACCTCGCCCAACTGCAACCACGTGAACAACCACGCCACCGCCTCGGCCTTCATCCGCTCGGTCAAGCGCGGGCATGACGTGGTGCTGGTGTCCTTCCACGGCGGCGCGGAAGGCGGCAAGGCGCTCAACATCCCCCAGGGCACGGAGATGTTCTACGGCGAGAACCGGGGCGACCTGCGCGCCTTCACCCACGCCGTCATCGACGCGGGGGCGGACCTGGTCATCGGCCACGGCCCCCACGTGGTGCGCGCGCTCGAGTTCTACAAGGACAAGCTCATCCTCTACTCCCTGGGCAACTTCGCCACCTACGGCTCCTTCAACCTCAAGGGCCCGCAGGGGCTGGGGATGATCGCCGACGTGGAGCTGGACGGCCGGGGCCGCTTCGTCGCCGGGCGGCTCCTGCCCACGCGCCAGGAGGGCCGGGGCATTCCCCAGCCGGACCCGCGCGGCGAGGTCATCGAGCTGGTGCGCCGCCTCACCGCCGAGGACTTCCCCACCTCGGGCGCCCGGGTGAGCCCCGAGGGCGTCATCACCCCGCCCAAGGCCAGCGCCTCGCGCGCCGCGCCCTGA
- a CDS encoding MFS transporter codes for MSALHLSRFSSLRAFGHRDFVHVWSGALVSNIGTWMETLALGVFVTTVTGRAEATGGIAALTFLPGVVLAPVSGVLADRFDRRAFVAAGMLAQAVLAAVLTLLAFTGRLTVPAVAVLSLLNGCASSLVNPAFAALISRSVPPEDLHSAFSLNSAQYNLGRIVGPALGAGVMATHGIAWALAVNTLSFVAVLWALWRVRPQPPAAHERQEALGQGLMRGLRVSREDATLWMLLVTAFAVSLFVSPFIGLVPVFAIRVFHEGAAATSFLVAAQGVGAVLAAVLIGPLVTRLGRRRLLEVCLVFIGPVAAVYWMAPTLHTAALAMVGLGALYMATLTSLNTACQLRVPTALQGRVSGVYSMMVAVGYAVGVWLQGALADRVGVRLITAGSALFFLALVLTQRLWRPEAFAATEPTRAAEPLAAPAPSPQLEGGAEF; via the coding sequence GTGTCCGCCCTCCACCTGTCCCGCTTCTCGTCGCTCCGGGCCTTCGGGCACCGGGATTTCGTCCATGTCTGGTCTGGAGCGCTCGTCTCCAACATCGGCACGTGGATGGAGACGCTCGCGCTGGGCGTGTTCGTCACCACGGTGACGGGCCGCGCGGAGGCGACCGGAGGCATCGCCGCCCTGACGTTCCTGCCCGGAGTGGTGCTCGCGCCGGTGAGCGGCGTGCTGGCGGACCGGTTCGACCGGCGGGCCTTCGTGGCCGCGGGCATGCTCGCCCAGGCGGTGCTCGCCGCGGTGCTCACGCTGCTGGCCTTCACCGGCCGGCTCACGGTGCCCGCGGTGGCGGTGCTGTCCCTGCTCAACGGGTGCGCGAGCAGCCTGGTCAACCCCGCCTTCGCCGCGCTCATCTCGCGCTCGGTGCCGCCGGAGGATTTGCACAGCGCCTTCAGCCTCAACTCGGCGCAGTACAACCTGGGGCGCATCGTCGGTCCGGCGCTGGGCGCGGGGGTGATGGCGACGCACGGCATCGCGTGGGCGCTGGCCGTCAACACGCTGTCCTTCGTGGCGGTGCTGTGGGCGCTCTGGCGCGTGCGGCCCCAGCCGCCCGCGGCCCACGAGCGTCAGGAGGCGCTGGGCCAGGGGCTGATGCGGGGGCTGCGCGTGTCGCGCGAGGACGCGACGCTGTGGATGCTGCTCGTGACCGCCTTCGCCGTGTCCCTGTTCGTCTCGCCCTTCATCGGGCTGGTGCCGGTGTTCGCCATCCGCGTCTTCCACGAGGGCGCCGCCGCCACGTCCTTCCTGGTGGCCGCGCAGGGCGTGGGCGCGGTGCTCGCGGCGGTGCTCATCGGCCCCCTGGTGACGCGGCTCGGACGCCGGCGGCTCCTGGAGGTGTGTCTGGTGTTCATCGGCCCCGTGGCGGCCGTGTACTGGATGGCGCCCACCCTGCACACCGCCGCGCTGGCCATGGTGGGGCTCGGCGCGCTGTACATGGCCACGCTCACCAGCCTCAACACCGCGTGCCAGCTGCGCGTGCCCACGGCCCTGCAGGGCCGCGTGAGCGGCGTCTACAGCATGATGGTGGCCGTGGGGTACGCGGTCGGGGTGTGGCTGCAGGGGGCGCTCGCGGACCGGGTGGGGGTGCGCCTCATCACCGCGGGCAGCGCGCTCTTCTTCCTCGCGCTGGTGCTCACCCAGCGGCTCTGGCGCCCGGAGGCCTTCGCGGCCACCGAGCCCACGCGGGCCGCCGAGCCCCTGGCGGCGCCCGCTCCCTCGCCCCAACTGGAGGGGGGCGCGGAGTTCTGA
- a CDS encoding GAF domain-containing sensor histidine kinase, translating to MDFSSRARQAGISLDDTLRLLEAQAALARVDDAGVLARRTCELARGLIEADGASFVLSEGEHVFYVEEDVPGALWRGRRFPVGECISGWAIRHRRPAVVTDAARDERVPWVLYQPTGVKSLAMMPMGGAEACRGAIGLYWSREHTASARELFLLEVLAEAAASALAHAEAPPRAEGPRADGSPSLGAPPLRWLLPVLLRDMTPPLDTILLGARALLLGGELGTEDLRQVEHILSGVARARHQVDQALAYASRHVREGLRLAVSPTRMDVLARHVVDAAREAFPHRRVDFVAQEVLGSWDASRMAEALQHLVRGALQQGSPEHPVTLRVEARPSESYVEVHTEGVCIPEAQLPGLFSPPLTPPEAGRPEELGLFIVDQIVRAHGGRIQVRSTPREGTRFMLHLPRHQPSPIPPPGEHRP from the coding sequence ATGGATTTCTCCTCACGTGCACGGCAGGCGGGCATCTCCCTCGACGACACCCTGCGGCTCCTGGAAGCCCAGGCGGCGCTCGCCCGCGTGGACGACGCCGGGGTGCTCGCCCGGCGGACGTGCGAGCTGGCCCGGGGCCTCATCGAGGCGGACGGGGCCTCGTTCGTGCTGAGCGAGGGGGAGCACGTCTTCTACGTGGAGGAGGACGTCCCGGGCGCGCTCTGGCGCGGGCGGCGCTTTCCCGTGGGGGAGTGCATCTCCGGGTGGGCCATCCGCCACCGGCGCCCCGCCGTGGTGACGGACGCGGCGCGGGACGAGCGCGTGCCCTGGGTGCTCTACCAGCCCACCGGGGTGAAGAGCCTCGCCATGATGCCCATGGGGGGCGCCGAGGCGTGCCGGGGCGCGATCGGGCTCTACTGGTCGCGCGAGCACACGGCGAGCGCGCGCGAGCTCTTCCTGCTCGAGGTGCTCGCCGAGGCCGCCGCCTCCGCCCTGGCGCACGCCGAGGCCCCGCCCCGCGCGGAAGGGCCTCGGGCCGACGGCTCCCCGTCCCTGGGGGCGCCCCCGCTGCGCTGGCTGCTGCCCGTGCTCCTGCGGGACATGACGCCGCCGCTCGACACCATCCTGCTCGGGGCCCGGGCGCTGCTCCTGGGCGGCGAGCTCGGCACGGAGGATCTGCGCCAGGTCGAGCACATCCTCTCGGGCGTGGCGCGCGCGCGCCACCAGGTGGACCAGGCGCTCGCGTATGCGTCCCGGCACGTGCGCGAGGGCCTGCGGCTCGCCGTGTCCCCCACGCGCATGGACGTGCTCGCGCGCCACGTGGTGGACGCGGCGCGCGAGGCCTTCCCCCACCGCCGGGTGGACTTCGTCGCCCAGGAGGTGTTGGGGTCGTGGGACGCGTCCCGCATGGCCGAGGCCCTCCAGCACCTGGTGCGCGGCGCGCTCCAACAGGGCTCGCCCGAGCACCCCGTCACGCTGCGCGTGGAGGCCCGGCCGTCCGAGTCCTACGTGGAGGTGCACACCGAGGGGGTCTGCATCCCCGAGGCCCAGCTGCCCGGCCTGTTCTCCCCTCCGCTCACGCCGCCCGAGGCGGGGCGCCCGGAGGAGCTGGGGCTGTTCATCGTGGATCAAATCGTCCGGGCGCACGGGGGGCGCATCCAGGTGCGCTCCACGCCGCGCGAGGGCACGCGCTTCATGCTCCACCTGCCCCGGCACCAGCCCTCCCCCATCCCCCCACCCGGCGAGCACCGCCCCTGA
- a CDS encoding acyl-CoA thioesterase: MTDPADPTPFATATTWSALGEGRYAGRITPHWFQGRGAYGGVLGGALLRSMMRELAEPERTPRSLTVHVCGPVSEAEALITVRLERAGRQVSHLSARLEQEGKVACLATATFALPRDTSLVFSEARAPEAPPPADLPSIPSEFLPAFGAHFDYRWFQGLPFAGAAEPRMAGWVRPRQGEPLDAPLLVGLLDAFPSAAFARVDGFCQGATMDYTAHFYAPLPLASAPDAFFLRTSHALHAAQGYADDLAHVWNEEGQLLGQLRQMAAIFPPSR; the protein is encoded by the coding sequence ATGACCGACCCCGCCGATCCGACGCCCTTCGCCACCGCCACCACCTGGAGCGCCCTGGGGGAGGGGCGCTACGCGGGCCGCATCACCCCCCACTGGTTCCAGGGACGCGGGGCGTATGGCGGCGTGCTCGGCGGGGCGCTCTTGCGCTCGATGATGCGCGAGCTGGCCGAGCCCGAGCGCACGCCGCGCTCGCTCACCGTGCACGTCTGTGGACCGGTGAGCGAGGCCGAGGCCCTCATCACCGTGCGGCTCGAGCGCGCGGGACGCCAGGTGTCGCACCTGTCCGCGCGCCTGGAGCAGGAGGGCAAGGTGGCGTGTCTGGCGACCGCCACGTTCGCGCTGCCACGTGACACCTCGCTCGTCTTCAGCGAGGCGCGTGCGCCCGAGGCGCCGCCGCCCGCGGACCTGCCCTCCATTCCCAGCGAGTTCCTGCCCGCGTTCGGGGCGCACTTCGACTACCGCTGGTTCCAGGGGCTGCCCTTCGCCGGCGCCGCCGAGCCGCGCATGGCGGGCTGGGTGCGCCCGCGCCAGGGCGAGCCCCTCGACGCGCCCCTGCTCGTGGGGCTGTTGGATGCCTTTCCCTCGGCGGCCTTCGCCCGCGTGGACGGCTTCTGCCAGGGCGCCACCATGGACTACACGGCGCACTTCTACGCGCCCCTGCCGCTCGCGAGCGCGCCGGACGCCTTCTTCCTGCGCACGAGCCACGCCCTGCACGCCGCCCAGGGCTACGCGGACGACCTCGCCCATGTCTGGAATGAGGAGGGCCAACTGTTGGGCCAACTCCGGCAAATGGCGGCCATCTTTCCGCCTTCCCGGTGA
- a CDS encoding glycoside hydrolase family 5 protein: MKNHRMRGWLTLGMLLGGCGGGEGSASGSDAPAVKEPVAEGTGAPEPSRAGLLPYRGINLAGAEFGSALPGTHGTTYVYPDPAYSNYMTADYYIAQGMNTFRLPFKWERLQRTRNAAFDAAELTRLKTTVNRLTGKGTFVILDPHNYARYNGQVIGAGVPNADFADFWKRLATEFKGNPQVLFGLMNEPYSMPTEQWLGAANAAIQAIRAAGAPQLILVPGNAWTGAHSWGGSWYGTPNATAMLGVQDPGNHYAFEAHQYLDGDSSGTQAGCVSATIGAQRMQGFTNWLRAHGKKGFLGEFAGGPDAVCLSALDNILGHLEANADVYLGWTYWAGGPWWGDYFYSLEPQGGTDTPQLGALSGHL; the protein is encoded by the coding sequence ATGAAGAACCACCGGATGCGGGGTTGGCTCACGCTGGGGATGCTGCTGGGCGGTTGTGGAGGCGGCGAGGGGTCCGCGTCCGGGAGTGACGCGCCCGCCGTGAAGGAGCCCGTGGCCGAGGGGACTGGAGCGCCGGAGCCCTCACGGGCGGGCCTTCTGCCCTACCGGGGCATCAACCTGGCGGGCGCCGAGTTCGGCTCGGCGCTGCCGGGCACGCACGGCACCACGTATGTCTATCCGGATCCGGCGTACTCCAACTACATGACGGCGGACTATTACATCGCCCAGGGGATGAACACGTTCCGTCTGCCGTTCAAGTGGGAGCGGTTGCAGCGCACGCGCAACGCCGCCTTCGACGCGGCGGAGCTCACCCGGCTCAAGACCACGGTGAACCGGCTGACGGGCAAGGGCACCTTCGTCATCCTCGATCCCCACAACTACGCGCGCTACAACGGCCAGGTCATTGGCGCGGGCGTGCCCAACGCCGACTTCGCGGACTTCTGGAAGCGGCTGGCCACCGAGTTCAAGGGCAACCCCCAGGTGCTCTTCGGATTGATGAACGAGCCCTACAGCATGCCCACCGAGCAGTGGCTGGGTGCGGCCAACGCCGCCATCCAGGCCATCCGCGCCGCGGGTGCCCCCCAGCTCATCCTCGTGCCGGGCAACGCGTGGACCGGGGCCCACTCCTGGGGCGGCAGCTGGTACGGCACGCCCAACGCCACGGCGATGCTGGGCGTGCAGGACCCGGGCAACCACTACGCCTTCGAGGCGCACCAATACCTGGATGGAGATTCCTCGGGCACGCAGGCCGGGTGCGTGAGCGCGACGATCGGCGCCCAGCGCATGCAAGGCTTCACGAATTGGCTGCGCGCCCACGGCAAGAAGGGCTTCCTGGGCGAGTTCGCCGGAGGTCCGGACGCCGTCTGCCTGAGCGCGCTCGACAACATCCTCGGCCACCTCGAGGCCAACGCGGATGTCTATCTGGGCTGGACGTACTGGGCCGGCGGGCCGTGGTGGGGCGACTACTTCTACTCGCTCGAGCCCCAGGGCGGCACGGACACGCCCCAACTGGGCGCGCTGAGCGGCCACCTCTGA
- a CDS encoding VOC family protein, with the protein MNSSAKAPSRLHHTAYVTKDLEATRRFYEELIGLPLVATWCESDELFGAMRTYCHTFFELEDGSALAFFQFEKPEDQALFGPTLPTSPFHHIALHVGREAQDGIERRLRAAGYAEPGMYVLEHGYCRSLYVEDPNGMLVEFTHDLPEAITPDAHKARREKAHRELARWLAGDRTSNNAFR; encoded by the coding sequence ATGAACAGTTCAGCGAAGGCCCCGAGCCGGCTTCACCACACCGCCTATGTGACGAAGGATCTCGAGGCGACGCGGCGGTTCTACGAGGAGCTGATTGGCCTGCCGCTCGTGGCCACCTGGTGCGAGTCCGACGAGCTGTTCGGCGCCATGCGCACCTACTGCCATACCTTCTTCGAATTGGAGGACGGCAGCGCGCTCGCGTTCTTCCAGTTCGAGAAGCCGGAGGACCAGGCGCTGTTCGGCCCCACCCTGCCGACCTCGCCCTTCCACCACATCGCGCTGCACGTGGGCCGCGAGGCCCAGGACGGCATCGAGCGGCGGCTGCGCGCTGCGGGCTACGCCGAGCCCGGCATGTACGTGCTGGAGCACGGCTACTGCCGCTCGCTCTACGTGGAGGACCCCAACGGCATGCTCGTGGAGTTCACCCATGACCTGCCCGAGGCCATCACCCCGGACGCCCACAAGGCCCGCCGCGAGAAGGCCCACCGGGAACTGGCGCGCTGGCTCGCGGGCGACCGGACGTCCAACAACGCCTTCCGGTAG
- a CDS encoding glycoside hydrolase family 5 protein, producing MFKGNPQVLFGLMNEPHGMPTEQWLGAANAAIQAIRAAGAPQLILVPGNAWTGAHSWGGSWYGTPNATAMLGVRDPANHYAFEAHQYLEGDSSGTQAGCVSATIGAQRMQGFTNWLRTHGKKGFLGEFAGGPDAVCLSALDNILGHLEANADVYLGWTYWAGGPWWDDYFYSLEPRGGTDTPQLGAPRGHF from the coding sequence CTGTTCAAGGGCAACCCCCAGGTGCTCTTCGGATTGATGAACGAGCCCCACGGCATGCCCACCGAGCAGTGGCTGGGCGCGGCCAACGCCGCCATCCAGGCCATCCGCGCCGCGGGCGCCCCCCAGCTCATCCTCGTGCCGGGCAACGCGTGGACCGGGGCCCACTCCTGGGGCGGCAGCTGGTACGGCACGCCCAACGCCACGGCGATGCTGGGCGTGCGGGACCCGGCCAACCACTACGCCTTCGAGGCGCACCAGTACCTGGAGGGGGATTCCTCGGGCACGCAGGCCGGGTGCGTGAGCGCGACGATCGGCGCCCAGCGCATGCAAGGCTTCACGAACTGGCTGCGCACCCACGGCAAGAAGGGCTTCCTGGGCGAGTTCGCCGGAGGTCCGGACGCCGTCTGCCTGAGCGCGCTCGACAACATCCTCGGCCACCTCGAGGCCAACGCGGATGTCTATCTGGGCTGGACGTACTGGGCCGGCGGGCCGTGGTGGGATGACTACTTCTACTCGCTCGAGCCGCGGGGCGGCACGGACACGCCCCAGCTGGGCGCGCCGCGCGGCCACTTCTGA
- a CDS encoding alpha/beta fold hydrolase: MAFHEYRGCQLAYGFAGAGPPVLFIQGVAVQGAAWRPQVERLREHHACLWFDNRGLGGSQPLDGRLSVERMAEDARALMDARGWDSAHVVGHSLGGLIAQHLALSDRARVRSLSLLCTFARGRDVTRPSARMIWLGLRSRVGTRHQRRRAFLRIVLPPEVLAREDPDAWAERLAEHFGHDLADAPPVTMKQMAAMGAYDATARLGALAGLPTLVVSAAHDPIAPPRLGRALAAGIPGARYVEVAEASHGLPLQLPERVNALLHEHFLRASAGG, translated from the coding sequence ATGGCCTTTCACGAGTACCGGGGATGCCAGCTGGCGTATGGCTTCGCGGGGGCGGGTCCGCCCGTGTTGTTCATCCAGGGCGTGGCCGTGCAGGGCGCGGCCTGGAGGCCCCAGGTGGAACGCCTTCGCGAACACCACGCGTGCCTGTGGTTCGACAATCGGGGCCTCGGCGGCAGTCAGCCGCTGGACGGACGATTGAGCGTGGAGCGGATGGCCGAGGATGCCCGGGCGTTGATGGACGCCCGGGGTTGGGACTCGGCGCATGTCGTCGGGCATTCCCTGGGAGGACTCATCGCCCAGCACCTGGCCCTGAGTGACCGCGCACGCGTGCGCAGCCTGTCCCTGCTGTGCACGTTCGCCCGGGGTCGGGACGTGACCCGGCCCTCGGCCCGGATGATCTGGTTGGGATTGCGCTCGCGGGTGGGGACGAGGCACCAACGCCGCCGGGCCTTCCTGCGCATCGTCCTGCCGCCCGAGGTCCTCGCCCGCGAAGACCCGGACGCCTGGGCCGAGCGGCTCGCCGAGCACTTCGGACACGACCTGGCGGACGCGCCTCCGGTCACGATGAAGCAGATGGCGGCCATGGGCGCCTATGACGCCACGGCCCGGCTGGGAGCACTCGCGGGCCTGCCCACGCTGGTGGTGAGCGCGGCGCATGATCCCATCGCCCCGCCGAGGCTGGGCCGGGCCCTGGCCGCCGGGATTCCAGGGGCCCGCTACGTCGAGGTCGCCGAGGCCTCGCACGGGCTGCCCCTGCAACTGCCCGAGCGGGTCAATGCCCTGCTGCACGAGCATTTCCTCCGCGCCTCGGCGGGAGGGTAG
- a CDS encoding insulinase family protein has product MRRRLLALSTLAVLTASACRTAPAPVPDASTPAPSSEPGPAPAADAESFRDTPPQPGKPPELVLPTFQRAELDNGLTVLVSTRRELPLVYVGLSFAVGGAGDPAGKWGLADLTYKTMLEGAGGKDTLALDQAFQNLGVSPSVSVSSDGATLGVRVLARNTEAALALLTDVTRRPALAPKDFERRKTLQLAELVRALGSPGFLAQQAFLRTVFGPTHPYGHSVSGLPSTVQAVTAKDVRAFHEAHVGPRTTALVITGDITLEQAVALARKSFGDWKGKAVLPPVPPAPPVPTRTQVVFVPKPGLDQTVVLLGRPGIAASNPEESALELATTVFGGFFGSRLNMNLREDKGYSYGANASADGRLGVGPVTASSSVRADVTGAALQEFFRELEGVRERPITAKELESAREGLIQSFPGSFESVEGLGLSASALFTLRLPMNEYARTVEGLRKATPPEVQRVAEAYLAPGSMQVVLVGDPDTVKKQVEGLGLGQWTVEDPTQTPKPRR; this is encoded by the coding sequence ATGCGCCGCCGGCTCCTGGCCCTGTCCACCCTGGCGGTGCTCACCGCCTCCGCCTGCCGCACGGCCCCCGCGCCCGTGCCCGACGCGTCCACGCCCGCGCCCTCGTCCGAGCCGGGCCCGGCGCCCGCCGCGGACGCCGAGTCCTTCCGCGACACCCCGCCCCAGCCCGGCAAGCCGCCCGAGCTGGTGCTGCCCACCTTCCAGCGCGCCGAGCTGGACAACGGCCTCACGGTGCTGGTGAGCACGCGCCGCGAGCTGCCGCTCGTCTACGTGGGCCTGAGCTTCGCGGTGGGCGGCGCGGGGGACCCCGCGGGCAAGTGGGGCCTCGCGGACCTCACCTACAAGACAATGCTGGAGGGGGCGGGCGGCAAGGACACGCTCGCGCTCGACCAGGCCTTCCAGAACCTGGGCGTGTCGCCCTCGGTGAGTGTCTCCTCGGACGGGGCCACCCTGGGCGTGCGGGTGCTCGCGCGCAACACCGAGGCGGCGCTGGCGCTGCTCACGGACGTGACGCGTCGGCCGGCGCTCGCGCCCAAGGACTTCGAGCGGCGCAAGACGCTGCAGCTCGCGGAGCTGGTGCGCGCCCTGGGCAGCCCGGGCTTCCTCGCCCAGCAGGCCTTCCTGCGCACGGTGTTCGGCCCCACGCACCCCTATGGGCACTCGGTGAGTGGCCTGCCCTCCACGGTGCAGGCGGTGACGGCCAAGGACGTGCGCGCCTTCCACGAGGCGCACGTGGGCCCGCGCACCACGGCGCTCGTGATCACCGGGGACATCACCCTGGAGCAGGCCGTGGCCCTGGCCAGGAAGTCCTTCGGGGACTGGAAGGGCAAGGCGGTGCTGCCGCCGGTGCCGCCCGCGCCGCCCGTGCCCACGCGCACCCAGGTGGTGTTCGTACCCAAGCCGGGGTTGGACCAGACGGTGGTGCTCCTGGGGCGGCCGGGCATCGCCGCGAGCAACCCGGAGGAGTCGGCGCTGGAGCTGGCCACCACGGTGTTCGGCGGCTTCTTCGGCAGCCGGCTCAACATGAACCTGCGCGAGGACAAGGGCTACAGCTACGGGGCCAACGCGAGCGCGGACGGGCGGCTGGGCGTGGGGCCGGTGACGGCCTCGTCGTCGGTGCGCGCGGACGTGACGGGCGCGGCGCTCCAGGAGTTCTTCCGGGAGCTGGAGGGGGTGCGCGAGCGGCCCATCACGGCCAAGGAGCTGGAGTCGGCGCGCGAGGGCCTCATCCAGAGCTTCCCGGGCTCCTTCGAGTCGGTGGAGGGCCTGGGCCTGAGCGCCTCGGCGCTCTTCACGCTGCGCCTGCCCATGAACGAGTACGCGCGGACGGTGGAGGGCCTGCGCAAGGCCACCCCGCCCGAGGTGCAGCGCGTGGCCGAGGCCTACCTGGCGCCGGGCAGCATGCAGGTGGTGCTGGTGGGTGACCCGGACACCGTGAAGAAGCAGGTGGAGGGGTTGGGGCTGGGCCAGTGGACGGTGGAAGACCCCACCCAGACCCCCAAGCCGCGCCGCTAG